The proteins below are encoded in one region of Helianthus annuus cultivar XRQ/B chromosome 2, HanXRQr2.0-SUNRISE, whole genome shotgun sequence:
- the LOC110886814 gene encoding probable E3 ubiquitin-protein ligase RHA4A: MGYLQSSSTSSGVGSHLYSQALQMKLYQAFIFSIPILFSIILFLLFYLFYLKRTYSNNNPSSSSIFHLRTSRTQDSTTLSQCSEMGSKVNLEDKLTVISFDEDLYAKELMCCVCLGEFEMNEQLHQIPSCQHMFHVECIRNWLHSNTTCPLCRCSVVNTFKGGHHEPLVVPEPTTVNNFSSNPQGFPIEHSVVIFEGASSSSTDNKLSQPNEESVVVNVQIHDS; this comes from the exons ATGGGGTACCTTCAATCTTCAAGTACAAGTAGTGGTGTTGGCTCTCACTTGTATTCTCAAGCGCTCCAAATGAAGTTATACCAGGCCTTCATATTTTCAATCCCAATACTCTTCTCCATAATATTATTTCTCTTGTTTTACTTGTTCTACCTCAAGAGGACTTATAGCAACAACAATCCTTCATCTTCATCTATATTCCATCTAAGAACCTCAAGGACTCAAGACTCTACAACTCTCTCTCAATGT AGTGAAATGGGATCAAAGGTAAACCTCGAAGATAAGCTTACTGTGATCTCATTCGACGAAGATTTATACGCAAAGGAGTTGAT GTGTTGTGTCTGTTTGGGCGAATTTGAGATGAATGAACAGCTACATCAAATACCATCCTGCCAACACATGTTTCATGTCGAATGCATACGAAACTGGCTCCATTCAAACACCACATGTCCGCTCTGCAGATGCTCGGTTGTCAATACATTTAAAGGTGGCCATCACGAGCCGCTGGTGGTTCCTGAACCAACCACCGTGAACAACTTCAGTTCAAACCCACAAGGATTTCCTATAGAACATAGTGTGGTCATATTTGAAGGGGCGTCTAGTTCAAGTACGGACAACAAATTATCTCAACCAAATGAAGAATCTGTTGTTGTCAATGTTCAAATACATGATTCATGA